A segment of the Agarivorans albus genome:
CAAACAATAAACTAAGGCTGAGTAGGGCAAACAGTATTTTCTTCATATTACAATAAAGCCCCTCGGAGGGGGCTTAACAACTACCTAGTAAGGTTTTATTTAGTTTCGGCTAACCACTGCGCTACGTCTTTAGCGAAGTAAGTTAAAATGCCATCGGCACCGGCACGTTTAAAGGTAAGTAAAGATTCAAGCACTACCGGGCGCTCGGCTAACCAACCATTCTCAATGGCGGCTTTATGCATCGCATACTCGCCACTTACTTGGTAAGCAAAGGTAGGCACTGCAAAGGCATCTTTAACTTGGCGAACCACATCCAAATAGGGCATACCTGGTTTTACCATTACCATGTCGGCGCCTTCTTCAATATCTAAAGCCACTTCGTGTAGTGCTTCTTGACCATTGGCGGGATCCATTTGGTAAGTCTTTTTATTGCCACCTTTTAGGTTACCAGAACTGCCCACTGCATCGCGGAATGGTCCGTAGTAACTAGAGGCATATTTGGCTGAATAAGCCATGATCATGGTGTTGTGATAACCCGCTTCCTCTAACGCTTCTCGAATAGCGGCAATTCTGCCGTCCATCATATCCGATGGCGCAACAACATCAGCCCCTGCGGCTGCATGAGATAAGGCCTGTTTCACCAGAATCTCGGTGGTTATATCGTTTTGCACATAACCATCGTCATCGATAATGCCGTCTTGACCATGCGTGGTGAACGGGTCCAATGCCACATCGGTCATCACTCCAAGTTCAGGAAAAGCTTGTTTAAGTGCGCGCACCGCTCGTTGCGCTAGGGCATCATCGGCATAGGCTTGCTCTGCCAACAATGACTTTTGCTCAAGCGGCGTTACCGGGAACAAGGCAATCATCGGCACACCTAAGGCCACTAATTGTTCAGCTTCTTTTAACAGCAGATCAATGCTAAAACGCTTTACACCAGGCATGGACGCAACCGTTTCTGTTTGGTTTTCCCCTTCAATCACAAACATTGGGTAAATCAAATCATCAACACTTAACTGGTTTTCACTGGCTAGGCGACGAGAGAAATCATGACGGCGAATTCGACGCATGCGGGTGGCAGGGAACATTCTTGATACGCTCACTCAGCGCTCCTTAATTATGTTGCTGTTAGCATCTAGCGCTACTTTAAGCGGCTAATGCTTAGCGAGCAAGTGTATGTAACAGTTTTTCTTAACAGTTTCAGAACAGCTCAAACCCTGCCACCACAGCGAAAAAAAGCATAGATAATATGTGATTACACTCGCGTTCAAAGGAAAACGTTTCCACATTTGATTTACATTTGTTAAATTATAGATACTACATCGC
Coding sequences within it:
- the hemB gene encoding porphobilinogen synthase; protein product: MFPATRMRRIRRHDFSRRLASENQLSVDDLIYPMFVIEGENQTETVASMPGVKRFSIDLLLKEAEQLVALGVPMIALFPVTPLEQKSLLAEQAYADDALAQRAVRALKQAFPELGVMTDVALDPFTTHGQDGIIDDDGYVQNDITTEILVKQALSHAAAGADVVAPSDMMDGRIAAIREALEEAGYHNTMIMAYSAKYASSYYGPFRDAVGSSGNLKGGNKKTYQMDPANGQEALHEVALDIEEGADMVMVKPGMPYLDVVRQVKDAFAVPTFAYQVSGEYAMHKAAIENGWLAERPVVLESLLTFKRAGADGILTYFAKDVAQWLAETK